The sequence GCACATCCGTCAAAACCTTTTTTTTGCTTTGCGAAAGCTGGTAATAACTATTGCAAAGCTCGGTTAGTTGCTGTACCAGGTTTTCTTTCCTGATCCGTTTTCTATAGGAAATATAGTTTTTAGAGTTAGGGTTAAAATCAACTGTATGTAATACCTCGAACGCGCCCGATGGTTGTGTTTTTATAATTATTGAACCAAGCAACCCGGTTTTAGGCTGTGTTTTTATAGCGAAGCTTAGCCGATAGGTGCGCAGATCGGCCTCCTCAAACTCGCGGACCAGTTGCTGTTTCAGTGCCAGCCCCGCTTCGCACATGTCTTCAATCTGCCAGTTCAATTCGTTTGATGCATGGCGGATATTAAGGCGGTATTTATCAAGGATATAGCCCCAGTCGTTACGGTCGTTAGGTTCTATCCCTTTTATCAATATCGATTTCCATGGCGTGGTATACAATTGCCCTATCCGTGTTTTCAGGCACAGGTTACATACATCTTTTAAAAAGCCAATATCAAACAGTTCGTTCCTGCGATAAATGCCCAGCCAGTATTTATTAGCATAACGGTTAAAACCCTCGTAATACGGCAAGTAGAAATCGGGCAGTTGCAACGGCCCCGGCAATGGCTGTGCCGGGATATTTAAGGTTTTGCCCGCCTTTTCAAAAAACAGTTGCTCATCAATGTGAGGGGCATCATAAAACAAAGACTTATTCTTCAGGATAACATCTTCGGCCCTTTTGCTGATGGTTGGGATATCGTCCGAATAGATAAGAGATGGCCAGCAATAAAACTGATTGGTTTTTGGAAACCGGATATGCAGGTACCAGTAATTGCTCACATCCGAACTGATGAAATTAAAGTTGCCGCTAAAAAATGGTATAAAACTTTGGTGCCGGTCTATCAGGTTTATTTTTAGTTGCGGCTGATAATTGAACAGGTCGAAAATATCTTTATAAACACCTTCCCGCAGCCAGCTCTCGTGATTGAAAATGGCGTCGCACACGTAGGAACTCATGATATTGGGATACTCATCAGCATCAATTTCATAACTGGTACCCGCACGCAGCATCTCCAGTTCCATATCTTCCAGCTCGGCGGCATCAACAGTAAAAAACAATTGCTGCCGGTTACCGAAACGGATATGTCGCGCGCCCGCGTTTTCGGCTATCACCAGTATCTCGTAAAGATCTCCTGCTGATGCCACGCCGCCAGGTAAGTTTATTTTAATGAGATGTTCCATACTACGCCACTCTTTGCGAAACCAAATTCTTCAGGCCTTCTTCCAACAGGCGTTTCACCTCGGGCCGGCACGATCCGCAACCGGTACCGGCGCCTGTTGCCGCGCATAGGTCTTTCATATTATCACAGCCTTCCATCACTTTTTTGCTGATGTTTTCAGCCCCCACATTATTGCAGCTGCATACCAATTTCCCTAAAACCGGATCGGCCTTGCTACCGCTGCGCAGTAGTTGCAGGCGTTTTTCGCTTAGTTCGGTTTTATTGGCTATCAGTTCTTTAAATTCCAGGAATTCGCTTTTATCACCTATCAATATCGTACCTACCAATTTATCCTGGTGGATGATGCACTTTTTGTAATAGCGTTTGGCTTTATCAATAAATACCACCTCTTCGTACCCCGGCTCGTCGGGGCACTCGGGCAAGCCGATACTGCACAGATCGAAACCGTGGATCTTAATAATATTCATAAATACGCTGCCCTTATAATAGCTGGCTATATCGCCATTCAGGTAACCGGCAACAACCGCGGCCTGTTGTTCGGCAGCGGCAGTAATACCATATAGTGTGCCGTTAAATTCGGCAATTTCGCCAATGGCATAAATATCCGGGGCGCTGGTTTGCAGGCGCTCATTCACCACTACGCCCCGTTTACAGGCCAGGCCGCATTCGCGCGCCAGTTCAAGGTTGGGTGTGGTACCAATAGCCAGGATCATGGCATCGCAATCAATCTTTCGACCGCTGCGTAAGCCTACACCAGTTAACCTGGCCCGACCGTAAAATAGCTGCACCTCATCATCATAATAAATATCGCAGCCCTGGTCAACCATTTCTTCGTGCAATAGCTTACTGCCCAGTGCATCTAACTGCCTGTTTAAAAAGCTGGATGTACGCTGCACAATGGTGATACGGATGCCTATCTCGCGCAATGAGGCCGCCATCTCCAAACCAAGTAATCCGCCCCCTACAATTACCACATGCCCGTTCTTTTTAACATGTTTTTTAAAATTATCGGCATCAGTACGGCTGCGCATGCTGAATATGCCCGGTAACGAAGGCACATTTTTAGGGATAGCCGCCCGGCTGCCGGTAGCCATGATCAACACATCATAAGGGGTTTTGATCCCGCGCGAATCGGTTACGCATTTGTTTTCACGGTCTACATTCGTTACACTAACGCCGCGTAGTAAACTAATGCGGTATTCTGGTTCTTCCTCGTCCTTCATTTTCACCAGTTGCTCCCACTGTTGTTCGCCACTGATGTAATCGGGCAGCATCACACGGTTGTAGAATGGAAAATCCTCTTTACTGAAAATGGTGATACGATCGTTCGGGTTCAGCTCCCTGTACGATTTTACAAAACCGTATGCCCCAGCCCCCGCGCCTACCACTACAACACGCTGAAATGGCTTTTTATATTTGGCGATATTAACCGCGCAATATTTAAAATCAGGCTCTTTCGATATTGGGTCGAGCGCATCGTTAGTGAGGTTATTAGCCCGATGCAGATCGCTGCCCAGTATTTTGCCCCAGTGCATCGGTAAAAACACCACACCGGGTTTTATCTGGGTAGTTAGCTTAACTTTCACTTGCACTTCGCCACGGCGCGACGTAACAACGGTTATATCGCCATCCTTTAAATGCATGGCAGCAGCATCGCGCGGGTGTATCTCTATAAACGCTTCTTTAATATGCTGGTTCAGTTTGTTTACCTTACCTGTTTTGCTCATGGTATGCCACTGGTCGCGGATACGGCCGGTGGTTAATATAAACGGATAATCAGCATCGGGCCTTTCGCTGCTAAAAGCATCGGGCACCGCATGGATGATGGCTTTTTGCGATGGGGTATAGAACTTCCTGTCGGCAAAAAGGCGTTCGGTGCCGCCGGCCTTGCTTTTCTTTTTATAGGGCCATTGTACCGATACCTGTTCTTTCAGCACCTCGTAACTCAGACCGCTTATATCAATATTGGTTTTAGCGGTTAGCTTAACATGTTCGGCATAGATCTCGGTACTGTTCTTAAAATCAAAACCCGGGTAACCCATTTTACGGGCAAAGCGGCAAATGATCTCAGCATCAGGAATGGCTTCGCCCGGCGCATCGGTGATCTTGTTCAGGTAGCTGACCCGTCTTTCCGAATTGGTCAT comes from Mucilaginibacter mali and encodes:
- a CDS encoding rubredoxin; translation: MEHLIKINLPGGVASAGDLYEILVIAENAGARHIRFGNRQQLFFTVDAAELEDMELEMLRAGTSYEIDADEYPNIMSSYVCDAIFNHESWLREGVYKDIFDLFNYQPQLKINLIDRHQSFIPFFSGNFNFISSDVSNYWYLHIRFPKTNQFYCWPSLIYSDDIPTISKRAEDVILKNKSLFYDAPHIDEQLFFEKAGKTLNIPAQPLPGPLQLPDFYLPYYEGFNRYANKYWLGIYRRNELFDIGFLKDVCNLCLKTRIGQLYTTPWKSILIKGIEPNDRNDWGYILDKYRLNIRHASNELNWQIEDMCEAGLALKQQLVREFEEADLRTYRLSFAIKTQPKTGLLGSIIIKTQPSGAFEVLHTVDFNPNSKNYISYRKRIRKENLVQQLTELCNSYYQLSQSKKKVLTDVPDKGDATTTDELLYSCKHCMTVYDKTYGDASNDIPAGTAFEDLGVYICPVCESEDSFELIDKR
- a CDS encoding nitrate reductase; translated protein: MSSPGKNITSLTSTCCYCGVGCGVVVNKEKNGDITVSGNKDYPVNKGMLCSKGMNLHYTVNDKSDRLLYPQMRYNKSMPLQRVSWDDALERTAAVFKTFIEKYGPDSVAFYASGQCLTEEYYVVNKLMKGFIGSNNIDTNSRLCMSSAVAAYKLALGEDSVPLCYDDIELADCFYVTGANPAWCHPILWRRVEAHKAANPDTRIIVVDPRVTDTCSLADLHLQINPGTDITLNHAIGRLLIENGDIDIGFIRSHAEGFEQYSALVFKRTLVESAKICGVSERDIRLAAKYIGEAKGFISMWTMGLNQSAVGVNKNLSLINLNLITGHVGKPGSGPLSLTGQPNAMGGREVGGLANLLPAHRDLKNPLHRQEVQQFWKGKPISPEPGLTATEMFEALNDGRLKAIWIMCTNPLTSLPNVRLAEEALKKAKFVVVQEVSNKPETLAYADVILPAAAWAEKEGTMTNSERRVSYLNKITDAPGEAIPDAEIICRFARKMGYPGFDFKNSTEIYAEHVKLTAKTNIDISGLSYEVLKEQVSVQWPYKKKSKAGGTERLFADRKFYTPSQKAIIHAVPDAFSSERPDADYPFILTTGRIRDQWHTMSKTGKVNKLNQHIKEAFIEIHPRDAAAMHLKDGDITVVTSRRGEVQVKVKLTTQIKPGVVFLPMHWGKILGSDLHRANNLTNDALDPISKEPDFKYCAVNIAKYKKPFQRVVVVGAGAGAYGFVKSYRELNPNDRITIFSKEDFPFYNRVMLPDYISGEQQWEQLVKMKDEEEPEYRISLLRGVSVTNVDRENKCVTDSRGIKTPYDVLIMATGSRAAIPKNVPSLPGIFSMRSRTDADNFKKHVKKNGHVVIVGGGLLGLEMAASLREIGIRITIVQRTSSFLNRQLDALGSKLLHEEMVDQGCDIYYDDEVQLFYGRARLTGVGLRSGRKIDCDAMILAIGTTPNLELARECGLACKRGVVVNERLQTSAPDIYAIGEIAEFNGTLYGITAAAEQQAAVVAGYLNGDIASYYKGSVFMNIIKIHGFDLCSIGLPECPDEPGYEEVVFIDKAKRYYKKCIIHQDKLVGTILIGDKSEFLEFKELIANKTELSEKRLQLLRSGSKADPVLGKLVCSCNNVGAENISKKVMEGCDNMKDLCAATGAGTGCGSCRPEVKRLLEEGLKNLVSQRVA